A DNA window from Porites lutea chromosome 6, jaPorLute2.1, whole genome shotgun sequence contains the following coding sequences:
- the LOC140940390 gene encoding sorting and assembly machinery component 50 homolog: MADDSKSEGTEDGIKSHLEETADEFLIRPAFVEHVNIEGYWRTKKDILVPGIKRILEATNFRELIALAFEAKENLQNLGVFNEIDLMIDTSSGPSARPNGYDVTFQVQEKRFLTSSSGTQIGNNEGNMLFGMQLNNVFGRAEQVKADLSFGTRTRMSYQLSFFKPAPGKPEKSFTFAAQKSTTDVPMCSYQEATQGLVMDFQFPSVIGQHSFSWEGMWREVTELSKNASFAVREQAGHSLKSSLKHTVVMDKRDNLTFPTEGYFLKLSQELAGLGGDVRFFKNSLEYQQNVEVLKDVILSWTFQSGNLRPLFGAPSLINDRFFLGGPLSVRGFNFKGIGPRSGDDSLGADTYWAAGLHLYTPLPFRPGRGGLGDRIKTHLFLNSGNLISLNTNVPWRNRLYALREKVRWSCGAGLVFLLGIARIELNYCIPFGAQSSDSVNHGIQVGVGINFL; this comes from the exons atggcggacgacaGTAAATCG GAAGGAACAGAGGATGGCATCAAATCTCATCTTGAAGAAACAGCGGATGAGTTTTTGATCAGACCA GCTTTTGTAGAGCATGTAAATATTGAAGGTTATTGGAGAACAAAAAAGGATATTTTAGTTCCTGGAATCAAACGAATCCTAGAGGCCACTAATTTCCGTGAG CTTATAGCACttgcttttgaggcaaaagagAACCTGCAGAATCTTGGAGTCTTTAATGAAATTGATTTAATGATTGACACAAGCTCAG GCCCTTCTGCACGTCCTAATGGGTATGATGTCACATTTCAAGTCCAAGAAAAGAGATTTCTAACCAGCAGCTCAGGAACACAAATTGGCAACAATGAAGGAAACATG TTGTTTGGAATGCAGCTCAACAATGTTTTTGGCAGAGCAGAACAGGTGAAGGCAGATCTGTCATTTGGTACAAGAACAAGGATGTCATATCAA CTGTCATTCTTTAAGCCTGCTCCAGGGAAACCAGAAAAAAG ttTCACTTTTGCAGCCCAAAAATCAACAACAGATGTACCAATGTGTTCTTACCAAGAGGCAACTCAAGGACTTGTCATGGATTTTCAG tttccTTCTGTCATTGGACAGCACTCTTTTTCATGGGAAGGAATGTGGCGTGAGGTAACAGAGTTGTCTAAAAATGCTTCCTTTGCTGTTCGGGAACAAGCTGGTCATTCACTGAAGAGTTCACTCAAG CACACAGTTGTAATGGACAAAAGGGATAACTTAACTTTTCCAACTGAAGGGTATTTTCTAAAACTCTCTCAG GAATTAGCTGGATTAGGAGGGGATGTAAGGTTCTTTAAAAACAGCTTGGAATACCAACAAAATGTGGAAGTTCTCAAAGATGTG ATATTATCCTGGACTTTTCAAAGTGGAAATCTCCGTCCACTGTTTGGTGCGCCTTCTCTAATAAATGACAG ATTTTTTCTCGGTGGTCCATTGTCCGTGAGAGGTTTTAACTTTAAAGGGATTGGGCCGAGAAGTGGAG aTGATTCGCTGGGCGCAGATACTTACTGGGCAGCAGGCCTCCATCTTTACACTCCTTTACCGTTTAGGCCTGGACGAGGTGGCCTGGGTGACCGTATCAAGACGCATTTGTTTCTTAACAGTGGCAATCTGATCTCATTAAACACAA ACGTTCCCTGGCGGAACAGACTTTATGCGTTAAGAGAAAAAGTCCGCTGGTCATGTGGAGCCGGGCTTGTGTTTTTGTTGGGGATCGCAAGAATAGAATTAAATTATTGTATTCCATTTGGTGCTCAAAGTTCAGACAG tgtaaatCATGGAATTCAAGTTGGAGTTGGAATCAACTTCCTTTAA
- the LOC140940391 gene encoding hsp70-binding protein 1-like — protein sequence MANRESDGRRYRHNLQGLLQMAADNSDDSQADTSSVFQEMSEERREWLQEALSSITEDTYVKSMMTHLQTIDKPETDNDDDILSEKEDAFEGLADIVDNLDNANDFHKIGGFHVMIKCLSSEHSSIRWRAADTLAVCVQNNPYCQKAALEMNILPILSSLLDADVSVEVRIKSLFAISGLTRDFPPAEEAFLKADGFSLLIRAMQAENDKLITKSAFMLRHMLFTNPSHKDALFKMGFIEQLVGLLHASQKSSHEHVIGLLVYFVTDYPQGIKECHRPEFNLKELLKTKIAAMKEDDPERYEEAILNCQKLQNICFDKDRQPDAGSNSLR from the exons ATGGCGAATCGTGAATCAGATGGGAGAAGATATCGACACAATTTGCAAGGACTTCTACAGATGGCCGCGGACAATTCTGATGATTCACAAGCCGATACTTCGAGCGTATTCCAAGAAATGAGTGAGGAG aggAGAGAGTGGCTACAGGAAGCATTATCATCCATAACAGAGGATACCTATGTCAAAAGCATGATGACGCATTTACAAACAATTGACAAACCTGAAactgacaatgatgatgacatCCTCTCAGAGAAAGAAGATGCTTTTGAGGGACTGGCAGATATTGTGGATAACTTAGACAATGCAAATG ACTTTCACAAGATTGGGGGCTTTCATGTTATGATTAAGTGTCTGTCAAGTGAACACAG TTCTATAAGGTGGAGAGCAGCTGACACTTTGGCTGTGTGTGTTCAAAATAATCCATACTGTCAAAAAGCTGCACTAGAAATGAACATTCTTCCAATTTTATCTTCACTTCTGGACGCTGATGTTTCAGTAGAAGTTAGGATCAAGTCTTTGTTTGCCATATCAG GTCTCACAAGAGATTTCCCCCCAGCAGAGGAGGCATTTTTGAAGGCAGATGGGTTTTCACTGTTAATCCGAGCAATGCAGGCAGAAAATGATAAACTGATAACTAAGTCAGCCTTTATGTTGCGGCATATGCTGTTTACTAATCCTTCACATAAAG ATGCGCTCTTCAAGATGGGATTTATTGAACAATTGGTTGGTCTGTTGCATGCTTCTCAGAAGTCCTCACATGAACATGTCATTGGACTGTTGGTTTATTTTGTGACTGATTATCCACAAGGTATAAAAGAGTGTCACAGACCAGAATTTAATCTGAAGGAActactcaaaacaaaaatagcagCCATGAAAGAAGACGATCCAGAGAGATATGAg